The following nucleotide sequence is from Natronosalvus caseinilyticus.
ATGAACTTGTTGGCGAGCTGGGCGAGCACGCGGTACTGCGTGTCGGTGACCTCGCAGTTGATGTACTCGACGTCACACGGGACGCTGTACTTCTGGGAGGTGCTCTCGAGTTCCTTGCTGACGAACTTCGCGCTCGCGGTCTTGCCGGTCCCGGTTTTCCCGTAGATCAGGATGTTCGACGGAGTCTCCCCGCGAAGGGCCGCGACGAGAATCGTCGCCATCTTGTTGATCTGGTCGCTTCGATGGGGCAGTTCGTGGGGCGTGTACGACGGTCGCAGCACTTCCTTGTTCTCGAAAATCGGTTCGCCGCTGAGCAGGTCGTCGAACAGCCCCTGATTCGACTCCTCGCCCTCGGTGGCGCTCTCGAGGTCTGCCATGAAGCCAGCCGGCAACTCTCGATCGCCCGAACGGCCCGAATCCGTGGTATCTGATTTCTCGTCTGACATTCGTCGTACGCATACCCCCTCATTTCGTGTGGAGCGCTCGACCCAAAACGGCCTGTAGATGGCATAAATCCCCGATCAAGTGGCGATTTGAGTACAGCGCGTATTCTCCGGCGTCCAGTTGATGCAAACGAACCAAAGGAACACATACCTAATAAACGCTTCCCTTCAATCCAGGTGACGTTCCTCGGCGTGGTACTTTCTGTCTCGTCGATCGACACGTGACTAAAATCTCTGCCTGCTCTTATCGGCACATACTGGGCTATTCGGGCCGGTTTTGTCTCGACCGGCGCTTCGAGATCTCGATATCGCTCGATCTCGGGCGACCAGTTCGGATCGATTTGCCGTCCGAATCGATCGCCGATACCCCTTCTTCGCGTGGAACCGGCGTTCGCTCCCGAGGTGTCCTGGTGAGCCGTTCGACCGGGGCGCGTCTCGAGCGGCATCGCTCGGGCGAACGACGTTCAGTACCCTCGGGACGTCAGCTCGTGCGCCGACAGTCGGACCGTTTTTCTCGTCGCCGCCTGTCGGGGATTCCATGGACCTTCCGGACGGCTGGTCGACGGGAACCGTTCGAACGAACGGTGTCGACCTCCAGTACTATCGAACCGGCGAGGGCGAGCCGATAGTGCTGGCGCACGGCTTCTACGACACCGGCCGCTGCTGGGAACGGCTCGCGGCGGGGCTCGCCGCGGATGGCTACGAGGTGATCACGTACGACGCGCGCGGCCACGGCCGATCCGACGCGCCCGAAACCGGGTACGGGATCGAGGACCGGGTGGCCGACCTTCGCGGCCTCGTCGACGAACTCGGCCTCGAGCGCCCGCTCTTGCTCGGCCACTCCATGGGCGGCTCGACCGTCGCGTGGGCGGCCGCGACCCACCCCGACCTGGCGCGAGCGATCGTCCTCGAGGACCCCGCCGGGATGTACGGCGATCCCGATCTCGGCCCCGACGAACGGGTCGCCGTCGTCGAGGAGCGGTGTGCCGAGTGGATGAGTCAGTCCCTCGAGGAACGAATGGCGGCGTTCGACGATCTCGACAAACCCCTCGCCCGGCGCCTCGCCGTCGCTCGCGAGGAGTTTCACCCTCACAGCGCCGAAATCGCCCGTACCGGGTACCCGCTCCTCGAGGACGCGTTCGCGGGGACCACCTGTCCGACGCTGGTGCTGAAGGCCGACGCCGGGACTCCCCGTCGAGTGCGAGACCTCGAGGCGGCCGCGGCGCTGTCGAACGGGCGACTGGTCCACGTTCCCGGCGCCGGCCACTGCGTCTTTCGCGACGAGTACGAAGCGGCCTTCGCGGAGCTACAGGCGTTTCTCTCTCGGCACGGGTAATTGAGCGATCGTCGTCCTGTTTCGCCGTTCTATCTCGCTACCCTGCCTCGCTGTCTTCCCTCGCCACCCTGTCTCGTCGTCCGACCCACACATCTACGACCGGTCCCGGCCCCGGTCCAGGGCCGCCCGCGCACTGTCCACCCACCACCGCAGGTCCCGGTACTCGGTCGGCCAGCTGGTGAGGAGTTCGTCTCGAGCGGCCTCGAGTTCGGCCGGCGTCCAGAACCGGGCGGCGGCCACCTCGTCGTCGGCTCGCGGCGTACCGTGGACGTCCGCGACGTCGACCGCGTAGACGAGGTACGTCTTGTGGACCGTCTCGAACTTCGCGAACGTTCGAACGTCGAACAACACGAGGTCGTCCGGATCGACGGTGAGCGTCGTCTCCTCCGCCAGTTCTCGAGCGCCCGCTTCGTCCGGATCCTCGCCCGCCTCGACCATGCCACCCGGCGTCCCCCACATGTCGCGCTCCGGGAGGTCGACCTTCACGAGCAGGATCGATTCACCGTCGACGACCGCGACCCGCGAACAGGGGCTGGGGTTGTAGAAAACGTGCTCCCCGCAGGCGGCACAACGATGGACCGTCGGCGGGTCGACTGGCGTCAGTTCTTCACCGCAGTAGTGACAGAACGTCGGCGGTTCGTTGCCCATACGAACGCGAATGAGGGGGTGGCGACAAGAGTGTTTGCCGGACGACGAGCACTTCACCGAAAGCGATCGTCTCGAGTGCCGTACACGGGCAAGAGCAACGCGTGGAACGTGAGCGCCCTCGTCTCACCAGTGCATCTGTGGTGCCCGATCACGCGACACGGTGGATCTCACTGGTCGGTGGTGTGCCCACCGTCGACGTCGGTCGCCTCCGTGTACCGCTCCACGTTCGCGGCCGTCTGCCGCTGGGCGCCGTCGTAGGACGCCCCGAGCGCGATGAGGAAGCCGATGATCGCAGTCACGAGTGCGATCCCACCGAGGGCGACGACGGCGATCGAGAGCACCGGTCCCGAGAGGGCCTGCGCCGAGGTCAGCAAAGAGACGGCCGTCACCACCGCGATCAGTCCGAGCAGCCGTCCGAATCGGCCGGTGTCGAATCCCTGGTCGGCGTCGCCGTCGCCGACGTCGAAAAACTCGTTCAGGATGCCGTTGTACTCGTCGCCGGCCGCAACGTTGCCGAGCGAGTGAATCGAGTGTGCGACCCACAACCCGGCGGTGACGTTGAGGAGCGCGACGAACGAGACGAGCCCCACCTGTCCCTCGACGAACAGGCCGGCCAGGATCGCGTTGACGAACGCGACGACCATGAGCCCGTGAATCGTGACCGAACGGGTGCCGAAGTCCTCGAAGAGCGTGACGTGTGCGAGCTTCATGCTCCCTATTGGGGCTCGAGACGTATGGCGGGAGACCCTTACAGTGACAATTTTACTTCAATCGAGGCGATCCACCGACGGTGTCCCTCGAGTGGTCGCACGCCCACTCCCTGCACTCAGAAGAACGACGACGCCAGTGCGCTCGGCGATGTCGGTACACCGAACTGACCCGGTACAACCAGCGTAGGCGTACCGAGTCGCCAGACAGGCACGCATACTATTCCGGATGCGACGTTTTGTCGGTCGATCACGTACGGAGTGCTATGCAGGAGACTCGCTCCGACGACCCCTTCGACCCTTCTCGTCGAAACGCGGCGCTCGGCTGGCTCGTCGTCGGCCTCCTCGCCGTGCTCGCCACCGTTCACGCCCTCGAGTCGTCGTACCGGTGGTTCGTCTTCACGGGACTCGCAATCGTGATCGTCCTCCTGCCCGCCGCAGCGCGCCGGAACCCGTTCGCGATGCCGTCCTGGGAACTGCTGGTGCTCGTCGCGATTCCCGTCGTCGACGCGACGGTTCTCGACGAGACGTTCCTGACGTCGATCGCTACTTACGTCGCCGTCGCCGCTGTCGCGCTCGTGGCCGTCGCCGAAATCGACCGATTCACGGCCGTTCGGATGACTCGCACGTTCTCGATTGCCCTGGTCGTCCTCACGACGCTCGCGGTCGCCGCGACCTGGAACGTCGTGCTCTGGCTCTCCGACGTGACGCTCGAGACGTCCTACATTCTCACGGGCCGTTCCGAGGACGCGGCCAACCACGCGATGATGATGGACTTTGTCTACGCCGCAGTCGCCGGATTGCTCGCCGGAATCCTCTTCAATCGATACCCGGTGCAGGCGTCGCCGCTGTCGGGCGACGGGGACTCCTCCGGAGCGCCTGACGACCGCTCGAGCGCCGATCACGGCGAGGAATCCTCCGGAGCGCCTGACGACCGCTCGAGTCCGGACCGTGGCGAGGAACCCGACAGCACGCCGTCGCTGATTCGAGGGCGATTCGACGTCCCCGAACGAACGGTCAGGCGCGTGGCCTGGCTCCTCCAGGCGGCCCTGGTCGCCGTCCTCCTCTACGGCCTCTTCGCGCGCGACGTGACGACCATCGCCAATGCGGGCATCGCGCTCGCGATCACCACCCTCCCGGCGATCCTCGAGCGAAACTACCGCACGCCACTCGAGCCGGAACTCGTGGTCTGGATCACGGGAGCGGTCTTGCTCCACGCGCTCGGATCGGCGGGGCTCTACGGGCTCCTCGGGCAGTGGGACAGCCTGACGCACGCTCTCTCGGCGTCTATCGTCGCCGGCACGGGTTACGCCGTCGTTCGAGCGATCGACCTCCACACGGACTCGGTCTACCTGCCCAACCGGATGCTGTTCGTCTTCATCCTCATCTTCGTCCTGGCGTTCGGCGTCGTCTGGGAACTCATGGAGTTCGCCCTCGGGCTGATCGGTCGGTGGTCGGGGTACACGATGGTGCTCGCCCAGCACGGAATCACCGACACGGTCGGGGACCTGTTATACGACCTCGTCGGCGCCGTCCTCGTCGCCGTCTGGGGATGGGTGTACCTCACCGACGTCTCCTACCGACTCGCCGACCGCCTCGAGGCTCGAGAGTGAGCGATAGACCGACGGACGACTCACTCCACCAGCTCCCGTGACGTCACACGCGGTGTGTCCGTGGTCGTTGTCGTCTGTTGTTTGGCGACGCGTTTCGTGACTGGCATCTCGAGGAACGTGATTAGTGTGTACAGCGCCGAGACGTTATTCTCGCCCAACAGGTGCGCCTCGTAACACTCGTTGACCTTCTCCCAGCTCAGGAACGGGAGAGCGCGAATGAGCGGCTCGTGTTCGTCGATTGTCTCCCGCACGAACGGATGCGATCGGATGAGTTCGGCGTGGTTCGGCCATGGGCCGTGTGTCGATCGAGCACTGGGCGTCGACGACGGCAGCTGGTTGCGCTTGAACGAGGTCGCGAGACTTCCCAGCCAGTGCACCTCGAACGGGTGTTTGAGCGCGACGCCGGTCTCCCCGTGTGGAATCGCGGCGAGCTCCGGCGAGAGGCGATCGATCGCTCGGTTGATGAGGTTGCCACGGACGAGCGACTCGATCGGAATCTCGAGGAAGAGGTCGATGAGGCGATTGTCCAGAAACAGCGTTCCGGAGGGTAGCAGCTGCTCGGTTCCGTAGTAGAAGAAGTGAGAGGTACCGTTCGTGAGCGGACAGCGGCTGCAGAGCACCGCCTCCCTGAGGGACTCGAACTCGACGCCGTGATCGACGATTCGGTCGCCACGCTGGGTCACGTTCGACCGGTAAAGGTCGTGAATCGACCGATCGAGCGCGTCGTCGAGGTACGCCGGTGCCTCGTCGGTACGATGCTCGACGAACTCCTCGACGGTCTCGCACGCCGATTCCATCGGGAGTTCGAACGAGCCCAGCGGTCCGAGGTCGACGGGCGGCTTCGGGAGGTGGTTTCCCTTGAACAGCATGTCCCCATAGTGCCCGGTGAACAACACGTCCACGTCGGATCTGAGTCGCTCCTCGAAGCCGACGGCGTGGCTCTGATTGAAGTAGCCGCCGAACGTCGACACGGACGGCGTCGACGCCAGTGACCGCGCCTGATACCCTTCGTCGCGCTGGAGGAACGTGAACTCGGCGTCGACGGCTTGGGCCGCCCGTTTCGCCACTTCCGCCTCGTCGTTCACCCAGTCGTTTATGTGATACGTATTCGCCGAGCAGCCGACGCTCTCGAGCGCGGCGAGCGTGAGCCGCGAGTCGCTCCCGCCGCTCAACAGCAGACCGTACTCGGTCGTCTCGTCCGTGCGCTCCGCGGCCGCTCGCTCGATCAGTGCCGCGAGCCGGTCGGCGTAGTACGAGTGCGATCGATCCGATGGTCGGTGGACCGGCCGCCAGTACCGATTGACGGTGCGGTCGTCATCGCCGTCGTCCGTTGAAACGGTCGTCAGCGAGCCCGGTTGTAGCATCTCGACGCCTCGAAGAGGCGTTTTGACGACGAACGATCGCTACAGGCTAAAGTATTCCGCGAGGTACTCGAGGTCGAACTCGACGTCGACCGCCGGGTGCGTTTCGAGTTGCTGAATGTCCGAGGAGAAGACGATCCCGTCGTCCACCTTGATCACGTAGAGCGGATGCGTTCCGAGCCGATCGGTAAAGAACGTGACCTCGTCGGCGCGCTGGTCGTAGACCAGCCCGGCGAAATTTCCGTTCAGCCCCGACACGAACGTCAGTCCGAACTCCTCGTACAGCGTCGAACAGTACGCAGCAGCCGTATCGTCCGGGAGCCGGTACTCGCCACCCGGTGTCTCGAATCCCCACACCGGCCCCCACAGCCAGATGGCGACGTTGCCGCCGTCGGTCCACGCCGGTTGTGGCTCCGCCTCGAGCGGGTGGGAGACGGCGGTAACCGAGACCCGCCCGTCGGTGTACGAAGTCGTTGCTTCGTCTCCCCTCCACTCGAGTACGTCCTCGGGTTCCGTCGTTTCCCTCGAGAGACGCCCAACCGTGCCGAGTAATCCGACCATTGAGACGAGTCCTCAATGGACCCGTACATAGTGGTTTCGTCGGTTTCGAGACTTATGAACCGGTACATACTGTCTCGGTAACGGCAACTATCCGAGACGGTGTCTCGAAGTCGCGTCACGCCACGGACGGCGTTCGCTCTTCGGTCCCACGATTCTGTCGTGGTAGACGAGCGTCTGCCGGTCGTCGAATCGTGTTCGATGACTCGTCACGTTCGGCCGGCTCTGGCTCGAGTCGAGAATTTCTGACCGATCTAACGCTCCCAGGAGAGACGACGATAGGCGGACTGGACGCGCCGCTCGCCGTCGCGTTCCCGACCGACACCGATCGGCGCTCGTCGCCTCGAGCCACGCCCGAACCCTCTCGCGGCGGTCGACCACGTCTCGAATCGCGCGCGTACCGACACCTCAGTCGGGTGGCGTCTCCGACTCTGAAGCGGCACTGTCGCGGCGCCGACGAACCGCCCACAGGAGCGTAGCACACGACCCGGATGCGAGGACCGGCCACCGGTCGGTACTCTGATAGAGATCCCCAGACGGAATCCGATACTCGAGGATCGGCCAGAAGACGGCGTAGGACTGGCCCGTCGGGGTGATCAGCAGGATGTCGAGAAGGTGGTGAGAGACGACGCCGACGGCCACCAGCGCGAGGACTCGTTTGCGATGATCCGGCGCCACCAGCAGAACGAGAAGACCGGTCACGAGCGCGGATCCGACGAGAGTGTGCAACGGCTCCCACGAAAACGGGAGTCCGAACACGCCCGCGACAAACCCGTCCGAAGCGACCAGTTCGATCCGGTTCAGATCCGGACTCGCGGCGCCAACCATGACGAGCGAGACGTGTGCCGGACGGAGCCGCTCGTATCGAAGCGAGAGGAGCGTGCCGATGCTGTACCCGACCAGCAGGTGCGTGAGCAGATCAGCCACGGTGATCACCGTCGTCCCCAGTGTTATGGGCGTGATGGATGTCTGACGGGCGGCCATCAGACGGACGGCTGTCGGACGCGCTCCCTCGCGGTACGAACGCGAACGCCGTCCGGTCGAAACGCCACTGCCGAACGAGTCGGCCGATGATCCAGAGCCCGCCCACCACCGAAACGCCGTACAGGTAGCCGCTATCGGACGATTCGCGCGTCACCGCCCGTTCGACCACGAGGGTCGACTCGTCCTCGAGGGTTCCGAACGCGTTCACGCGATCGTTTACCTCGAGCGGTTCGTCGGTGTCCAGCAACCGGTCGTCGACGTCCACGAACGTGAAGCGGCCGTGACCGCTGGCGAGCGTCGCGACGACGACGGGGTCGGTTTCGACGACGAAGCCGCCGATGACGACCTGCTCGCCGACGTAGGCCGCCCGGTCTTGGCGCACGTCCATCTGGTCTGGACGCTCGCTTTCCAGGAGTTCGTCGGACGTCGCACCTGCTAGGAGCAAACAGCCGACCAGGAGGGCGAGGAGAACGAGCCCGGCGAGAACGCGACCGAGCTGGCCGTGTAGCTCTGCCATGGTACCCGTTTCGCTCGGGCGTCGATACGTGTTTTCTTCCCTGGCCACTCTCGTCGCTTTCGACGTGATTCAAGACGAGAGATGACAGTGAAACGACGCGCCCGCGCCGGGGATTCGAACCGACCTGGCCGGTTCAGCGGCGACGGTGCGCTTTCTTCGGTTACCGTCCGATCTTCGTCCGCTCGGGTCGTGCTGGATTAGTCGCTGTCGTTGTCGTCGCCGTCATCGCCGTCATCGCCGTCATCGTCGTCATCGTCGTCATCGTCGTCATCGTCGTCTTCATCTACCTCTTCGCCGTCTTCGATCGTCTCGCCGTCCTCGTCGTAGTCTTCGTTGGCGTCGTCGCTGTCGTCATCGTCGCTGTCATCGCTGTCGTCATCGTCGCTGTCATCGCTGTCGTCATCGTTGCCGTCGTCTCCGTCGTCGCTGTCGCCACCGGAATCTCCCTCGTCGTCGCCAGGACACTCGTCGCCGATCGTAACCGACACCGAGTACGTCTCGGCCGCACTCTGGCTGTTCACGATAACAGACGCCTCGTAGGTCCCCTCATCGTCGGGGTTCACGACACACTCGACCGTGACGCAGATCCGGTCGCCCGCCTCGAGCGAGTAGCTGCCGCCGAAGTTGAGCGCGACCGTCTTGCTGTCGTCGGCAGCAATCTCGTCCAGGTCGTCGACGACGCTGTCGCCGTTGTGCGTGACGTCTACCTTCGCATCGTCGACGTTGAACAACCCGACGTCGGTTCCCTCCAGGTCACAGACCAGGTCGTTCAGGGAATCCCCGTCGGTATCGTCGCCGACCGTCACGCGGAACGTGTACGTCGTCGTCGCACCCGGCTTCGAGGAGTCGACGGATAGCGTCGCGCCGCCAGTCGTCGTGTCGTCGGTCGTTTCTTCGTCGCCGTCGTCACCGTCGCCAGTATCGTCGCTATCGCTATCGCTTTCCTCTTCATCGACCTCTTCGCCGTCCTCGATCGTCTCGCCGTCCTCGTCGTAATCTTCGTCGGTCTCGTTCTCGTCGTCGCCGTTGATCTGTGCGTTCGTTACGCCGCCGATGGCAGCGATCGTTCCCGATGCTGCGAGTGCTTTCAGGACCGTTCGACGTTGCTTGGGTTCGTCAGACATGGTTAGTGGTGAAGGTGTGGAATCGTCTTCGAATCTGTCTCCGTCGACACGCTTCGTCCCCATCCCCTTGCGGGGAGGTGCCTACGGATTCTGGCGCTCGAGTGTTTACTATCGGACGATTAAGCAATTCACGTACTGTTTCACTTCTATAATTTCACGAATTCCCACTCGTTTGCCGATCTGTCAACTTACAAAATTCGCCACAGAGAGGAACTCTCC
It contains:
- a CDS encoding alpha/beta fold hydrolase — protein: MDLPDGWSTGTVRTNGVDLQYYRTGEGEPIVLAHGFYDTGRCWERLAAGLAADGYEVITYDARGHGRSDAPETGYGIEDRVADLRGLVDELGLERPLLLGHSMGGSTVAWAAATHPDLARAIVLEDPAGMYGDPDLGPDERVAVVEERCAEWMSQSLEERMAAFDDLDKPLARRLAVAREEFHPHSAEIARTGYPLLEDAFAGTTCPTLVLKADAGTPRRVRDLEAAAALSNGRLVHVPGAGHCVFRDEYEAAFAELQAFLSRHG
- a CDS encoding NUDIX domain-containing protein → MGNEPPTFCHYCGEELTPVDPPTVHRCAACGEHVFYNPSPCSRVAVVDGESILLVKVDLPERDMWGTPGGMVEAGEDPDEAGARELAEETTLTVDPDDLVLFDVRTFAKFETVHKTYLVYAVDVADVHGTPRADDEVAAARFWTPAELEAARDELLTSWPTEYRDLRWWVDSARAALDRGRDRS
- a CDS encoding asparagine synthase-related protein; this translates as MLQPGSLTTVSTDDGDDDRTVNRYWRPVHRPSDRSHSYYADRLAALIERAAAERTDETTEYGLLLSGGSDSRLTLAALESVGCSANTYHINDWVNDEAEVAKRAAQAVDAEFTFLQRDEGYQARSLASTPSVSTFGGYFNQSHAVGFEERLRSDVDVLFTGHYGDMLFKGNHLPKPPVDLGPLGSFELPMESACETVEEFVEHRTDEAPAYLDDALDRSIHDLYRSNVTQRGDRIVDHGVEFESLREAVLCSRCPLTNGTSHFFYYGTEQLLPSGTLFLDNRLIDLFLEIPIESLVRGNLINRAIDRLSPELAAIPHGETGVALKHPFEVHWLGSLATSFKRNQLPSSTPSARSTHGPWPNHAELIRSHPFVRETIDEHEPLIRALPFLSWEKVNECYEAHLLGENNVSALYTLITFLEMPVTKRVAKQQTTTTTDTPRVTSRELVE
- a CDS encoding metal-dependent hydrolase; this translates as MADLLTHLLVGYSIGTLLSLRYERLRPAHVSLVMVGAASPDLNRIELVASDGFVAGVFGLPFSWEPLHTLVGSALVTGLLVLLVAPDHRKRVLALVAVGVVSHHLLDILLITPTGQSYAVFWPILEYRIPSGDLYQSTDRWPVLASGSCATLLWAVRRRRDSAASESETPPD